The Nitrososphaerales archaeon genome includes a window with the following:
- the carA gene encoding glutamine-hydrolyzing carbamoyl-phosphate synthase small subunit, with protein MKALFALEDGSIFYGKGFGAEGEAYGEAVFCTSMTGYEEALTDPSYNGQILIMTYPLIGNYGIHESSFQSERIQVEGFVVMEACKIPSHHRPIKTIHEFLRDYGIPAIEGVDTRALTIKIRKYGVMKSALITYTNDPPNIDEVLRKTRNQPSTSEIDLVREVTRRNVERIDVKGNYEVVLIDCGVKKSIIDALLRRGVNITIVPANVNYEEIMDYDPDGVVISNGPGDPAYIRYVIETVEKLIGKLPTLGICLGHQLLALASGAKTYKMKFGHRGSNHPVKDLITNRVYITSQNHGFAVEPSSLDGTGFKISSINVNDRTVEGLIHRELPIISTQYHPEGHSGPRDAEYVFDLFLNWLREY; from the coding sequence ATGAAAGCTCTTTTTGCATTAGAAGATGGAAGTATCTTTTACGGCAAGGGTTTCGGTGCTGAGGGCGAAGCCTACGGCGAGGCGGTATTCTGCACGAGCATGACCGGTTATGAAGAAGCATTGACCGATCCATCTTACAACGGACAGATCTTGATCATGACCTACCCTCTCATAGGTAACTATGGTATTCATGAATCTAGCTTTCAATCCGAAAGGATTCAAGTAGAAGGATTTGTGGTTATGGAGGCTTGTAAAATCCCATCACACCATCGACCTATAAAGACGATTCATGAATTTTTAAGAGATTATGGAATTCCAGCGATCGAGGGTGTGGATACGAGGGCACTCACTATAAAGATTCGTAAGTATGGTGTGATGAAGAGTGCACTCATCACCTACACTAACGATCCTCCGAATATCGATGAAGTTTTGAGAAAGACACGTAATCAACCATCTACATCGGAGATAGATTTGGTGAGGGAGGTTACGAGGAGGAATGTGGAGAGGATCGATGTAAAAGGTAACTATGAAGTAGTACTCATCGATTGTGGTGTAAAGAAGAGCATTATAGATGCTTTACTCAGGCGTGGTGTGAATATTACGATAGTGCCTGCCAATGTGAATTATGAGGAGATCATGGATTATGATCCGGATGGCGTGGTAATCTCGAATGGACCGGGCGATCCCGCTTATATACGCTATGTAATAGAGACGGTAGAGAAGCTCATCGGTAAATTACCTACGCTCGGTATCTGCCTCGGCCATCAACTCCTTGCACTTGCCTCTGGAGCAAAGACCTATAAGATGAAGTTCGGCCATCGTGGTAGCAACCATCCGGTTAAAGACTTGATTACTAACCGAGTCTATATCACATCTCAAAATCACGGGTTTGCTGTAGAACCTTCGAGTTTAGATGGAACGGGATTCAAAATCTCATCCATAAACGTGAATGATCGCACCGTTGAAGGGCTCATACATAGAGAATTACCCATCATTTCTACACAGTACCATCCCGAAGGACATTCGGGGCCGAGGGATGCGGAGTATGTCTTCGACCTCTTCTTAAATTGGTTAAGAGAGTATTGA